A region from the Alnus glutinosa chromosome 5, dhAlnGlut1.1, whole genome shotgun sequence genome encodes:
- the LOC133867675 gene encoding ras-related protein RABC2a-like isoform X1 gives MLQFLLFVGVDFKIKLLTVGGKKLKLTIWDTAGQERFRTLTSSYYRGAQGIILVDDCDFFKWANNQMTSYAKRLEEHMRDMEEGRRANIDKVEKMTMTNINSLEKLIETKHKEQYARLQ, from the exons TTCTTATTGTTTGTAGGTGTGGATTTTAAGATCAAGCTGCTCACAGTCGGCGGGAAGAAATTGAAGCTCACAATTTGGGACACTG CTGGACAGGAGAGGTTCAGAACATTAACAAGCTCTTATTATAGAGGTGCCCAGGGGATCATTCTTG TTGATGACtgtgatttttttaagtggGCTAATAACCAAATGACTTCTTATGCGAAGAGATTGGAGGAACATATGAGAGATATGGAGGAAGGTAGACGGGCCAATATTGATAAAGTTGAGAAGATGACAATGACCAATATTAACAGCCTTGAGAAACTGATTGAAACAAAACACAAGGAGCAATATGCTAGACTTCAATAA
- the LOC133867675 gene encoding ras-related protein RABC2a-like isoform X2 produces the protein MRGVDFKIKLLTVGGKKLKLTIWDTAGQERFRTLTSSYYRGAQGIILVDDCDFFKWANNQMTSYAKRLEEHMRDMEEGRRANIDKVEKMTMTNINSLEKLIETKHKEQYARLQ, from the exons GTGTGGATTTTAAGATCAAGCTGCTCACAGTCGGCGGGAAGAAATTGAAGCTCACAATTTGGGACACTG CTGGACAGGAGAGGTTCAGAACATTAACAAGCTCTTATTATAGAGGTGCCCAGGGGATCATTCTTG TTGATGACtgtgatttttttaagtggGCTAATAACCAAATGACTTCTTATGCGAAGAGATTGGAGGAACATATGAGAGATATGGAGGAAGGTAGACGGGCCAATATTGATAAAGTTGAGAAGATGACAATGACCAATATTAACAGCCTTGAGAAACTGATTGAAACAAAACACAAGGAGCAATATGCTAGACTTCAATAA